The window TGAAAAAGATTTCAAAAAGCCTTGGACAGAAATTCCTGGCAATGCAGATATTACTTGCACTGACCTCAATTTCCACCATGCAGGTAGAGTTGACCTGCTGCAAGATTTTTCCCTCACTATCCCAGGCGGTCAAACCATTGCCTTAATTGGTAAATCTGGCTGTGGTAAAAGCACCCTAGCCAAAATAATGGCTGGCCTATATTCGCTTCAGTCTGGCAACATCCGCTATGGGATCTATAATCAGCAAGACCTCTCCTTGGAATGCTTACGACAACAGGTAGTGTTAGTTCCTCAAGAACCTCATTTCTGGAGTCGCTCAATTCTTGAAAACTTCCGCTTTAGCTATCCCCAGATTCAGTTTGAACAAATTGTCACAGCTTGCGAGATTGCTGGTGCAGATGAGTTTATCAGTAAATTACCCGACAAGTATCAAACTGTTTTAGGTGAATTTGGCGCGAATCTCTCTGGTGGTCAAAAGCAAAGATTAGTGATCGCCAGAGCCATTGTTACCGATCCACCCGTACTAATTTTAGATGAATCGACTGGCGCTCTCGACCCAGTCAGTGAAGCCCAAGTTCTAGAAAGACTGCTTTCTCATCGAGAAGGTAAAACCACAATTTTAATTAGCCATCGTCCCAAAGTGATCGAACGAGCAGATTGGATTGTACTACTGGAGGAAGGACACTTGAAAATTCAAGGGACTCCTGAAACTCTACGGCAAGTATCTGGCGATCATTTGGACTTCCTCGACGGCGTTGTTTTATCAACAACTAGCTTGATATTGCCATCCTGCAACTCTCAGCTGAACGGTAAATCTCCTGCTATCAGCAAATAAAACTATCATGCTTAACCTTTCCAACTCCGATTACCTACCTCCAATCCAAGACAACGAGTTTCTGCCACCAATTGGTCGTTGGACTACTATAAGTGCATTAGTTATTGTCTGTGCTGTCGGACTAGCCATTCCCACTGCCTCTGTAACTAAATATAAGGTGACAGTCAAAGGACAGGCTACTGTTCGTCCTGCTGGGGAATTGCGAATGGTTCAAGCTGCTACAGACGGTCAGGTAATGCAAGTCTTTATTGTAGAGAATCAAGTTGTCAACAAAGGGGATGTGATTGCTACTATTGATCACTCGAAGTTGCAAACTAAAAGGAGCCAACTGCAAAGTAACATTCAGCAGAGTCGATTACAACTGGTTCAGATCGATGCTCAAGTGAGCGCGATCGCTCGCCAAAGGGGAGCCGAAACTGACCGAATTGAGCGCATTGTTGCTGCGGCTGAATTTGAACTCTCGCACCGCAGCCGAGACTATCGGGACAAGCAAATTATTACTACTGCTGATGTTGAAGAAGCCGAGGCAAACGTCAAAGCAGCGATGGCTGGTTTTAGAGCAGCCCAAACCAAACGAAACAGGTACGAAGGTGTAGCCAAAGTAGGAGCCTTGTCGCAAGACCAATTTGAGGAAGCACAATTAGCCGTTCGCCAGCACTCATCAGCAGTTGAGTCAGCTAAAGCCAAGTTGCAGCGCGTTCGAGCTGCTCTCAATCCTAGTCATGCAGAAGTTGCGATCGCTTCTGAGCGTCTTGCCCAAGAAAAAGCTACGGGAAAAGCCGCGATCGCGACGTTAGATAAAGAACGTCTTGCTCTGATCGGGCAACGGATTGAAATCCAAAAACAGCTAGAGCGCGATATCCATGAATTTCAACAAGTTAACAGCGATTTTAGCCAGACAGTGATTACAGCCACAGCAGACGGCATCATCTCCAAGCTAAATCTACGAAACCCTGGTCAAACTATATCTGCGGGAGGGGAGATTGCCCAGATTGTCCCCAGCAATGCTCCAATGGAGGTGAAGGCGATGGTACGGCTTCAAGACAGAAATAAGTTGAAACAAGGGCAAAATGTACAGATGCGGGTTTCTGCCTGTCCTTATCCAGATTATGGCACTCTTAAGGGTAAAGTGAAGGCGATCGCTCCAGATGCAATCGTTCCCCAAAGAAATGGTACTACCACCACCCCGCTCACAGCTACTAATCAAAAAACATCTGCTATTGATGCCTTCTACGAGATAACAATTAAACCAGAAAGTCTTTCTCTAGGTGAAAGTAAACACCAATGTGTGCTTCAACTGGGAATGGAGGGTAGTGTCGATATTATTTCTAGGGAAGAGACTGTGCTTAAACTCTTGCTTAGGAAAGCAAGGCTAATCGCGGACTGGTGACTTTAGCAAATAAATACCGTGATAGCTTAATCGTTCTCTCTTACGTAAATTGTGATAGGAAAAAATCAAACAAAGAATTTTATTAAAGACTACTGTCTGTTGTTTTTTTGAGATAATTTATTTCTTGGTAATCCTTAACGTACTCCTCCAAAGAGAAGAAAGTCTGAGGAGCGTCCACATCATCATTGCAGGCGCACCTGCTGCCATCCAAGCGCCACTCAATGGAGAATACGAAACGTGGAATGGGCGCGCGAACCAAGATTCACAAGGAAATCCCATTCTGCCCGTTGATAAACTGGCGCTGATTCATAAGGCGGCGATCGCAAATTGT is drawn from Chlorogloeopsis sp. ULAP01 and contains these coding sequences:
- a CDS encoding HlyD family efflux transporter periplasmic adaptor subunit — its product is MLNLSNSDYLPPIQDNEFLPPIGRWTTISALVIVCAVGLAIPTASVTKYKVTVKGQATVRPAGELRMVQAATDGQVMQVFIVENQVVNKGDVIATIDHSKLQTKRSQLQSNIQQSRLQLVQIDAQVSAIARQRGAETDRIERIVAAAEFELSHRSRDYRDKQIITTADVEEAEANVKAAMAGFRAAQTKRNRYEGVAKVGALSQDQFEEAQLAVRQHSSAVESAKAKLQRVRAALNPSHAEVAIASERLAQEKATGKAAIATLDKERLALIGQRIEIQKQLERDIHEFQQVNSDFSQTVITATADGIISKLNLRNPGQTISAGGEIAQIVPSNAPMEVKAMVRLQDRNKLKQGQNVQMRVSACPYPDYGTLKGKVKAIAPDAIVPQRNGTTTTPLTATNQKTSAIDAFYEITIKPESLSLGESKHQCVLQLGMEGSVDIISREETVLKLLLRKARLIADW